The following proteins are encoded in a genomic region of Nonomuraea muscovyensis:
- a CDS encoding RDD family protein, which yields MLNNLGKTQVGRAALRPRLVSAGWDYLVIVVWLALLAAVFVPLYLAGVRVFDGLGMVSSDLLITVLTVLPTGAYLTIGEAGRRQATWGKRRAGLAVVTASGKRPGALRIVMRNVVKLLPWQCGHMAVSRLAGNHEVSAAILLLVAAYALAGASIALLLVRRDRAALHDLVVATRVVPSP from the coding sequence ATGCTGAACAACTTGGGGAAGACGCAGGTCGGCCGGGCGGCGTTACGCCCCAGACTGGTGTCGGCCGGCTGGGACTATCTTGTGATCGTCGTCTGGCTGGCCCTGCTGGCTGCGGTGTTCGTCCCGTTGTATCTCGCGGGAGTACGGGTGTTCGATGGGCTCGGCATGGTGAGCAGCGATCTGCTGATCACCGTGCTGACCGTGCTGCCTACCGGAGCGTATCTGACCATCGGTGAAGCAGGGCGGCGCCAGGCTACGTGGGGCAAGCGACGAGCTGGACTTGCTGTGGTCACCGCCAGCGGGAAACGGCCCGGCGCGTTACGGATCGTGATGCGCAATGTCGTGAAGTTGCTCCCGTGGCAGTGCGGTCACATGGCGGTGTCTCGGCTGGCAGGCAACCACGAAGTAAGCGCCGCCATACTCCTTCTGGTTGCCGCGTACGCCTTGGCCGGGGCCTCTATCGCGCTGTTGCTGGTGCGCCGCGATCGGGCCGCTCTACACGACCTTGTGGTGGCCACTCGAGTCGTACCGTCGCCGTAG